In Scylla paramamosain isolate STU-SP2022 chromosome 29, ASM3559412v1, whole genome shotgun sequence, a genomic segment contains:
- the LOC135115435 gene encoding activating transcription factor 7-interacting protein 1-like isoform X5, translated as MRRHFRKKQLRIMAAHARRIKARRRREMRENSINAASIVPRLQDTVDSSGAGVLPPPVSEPKNRNITVKEVNKALDLESKKIQEANKWNNQSLVTLSRIKNGIAVLNGEKPASTDSPSHSPSSTPSPLSAVVQEGEDTANPNPPEQTPVPIQEQDSADKENQKSTRGKETKLTKNGLKDAILRVFSDNTLYGSELGNLKQMCEKLTSTLESNMRKVAQFHKEIEDLRKVTTRLAAEHQARKGQYVAPIRIKRSVGIQAAPHIINKGIMHASVSGGNIKTIAPRTSNMVGVLPSSVGQNLVPGSTLGIITTSAGIAKPGTLTGIPTGTPVLPGGTPANLGTAVRAPNGQIMMMAPAATMQPLARPPGVNATTAVLPVAQGRVVRAPLGNLASVAPQAGPLIGTQRPILIQNDKGAAAAPTLQTTLPAGRSGGVIDLTDEDEGAKGVVNRNSLVPKPGALVKVPTTATAQLVPLQAGGVGQVVLLPNTSGGQPTTALIVSQVSTGQSLESIGNPAVAQARMSTVVNHTSSTARVQGTTPPATVRSTPTTPSPTTTIPSTPMRHPAPLPKTPFQQVGGISKKLPPQPTLKLSHKDSSIVLSWTMAKTEDHETIASYQLYAYQEGAAPPSANLWKKVGSVKALELPMACTLTQFMPGHVYHFAVRAVDTKSRLGPFSEPRSIRLDKK; from the exons ATGCGTCGACACTTCCGCAAGAAGCAATTAAGAATAATGGCTGCCCACGCACGCCGGATAAAGGCTcggagaagaagggaaatgcGGGAAAATAGTATAAATGCAGCCTCCATTGTTCCCCGACTCCAAGATACGGTGGACTCCAGTGGGGCAGGAGTTCTACCTCCTCCAGTCTCTGAGCCCAAG AATCGGAACATCACAGTCAAGGAAGTGAATAAGGCACTTGACCTTGAGTCCAAGAAGATCCAGGAGGCCAATAAGTGGAACAACCAGAGCCTTGTGACTCTGAGCCGCATCAAAAATGGTATTGCAGTGCTCAATGGGGAGAAACCTGCCAGCACAgactctccctcccattccccttcTTCTACCCCTTCCCCCTTGTCTGCTGTAGTTCAGGAAGGGGAGGATACGGCAAATCCCAACCCTCCGGAGCAGACTCCCGTCCCAATCCAGGAACAAGATTCAGCAGACAAGGAGAATCAAAAGTCCACTCGTGGCAAGGAGACGAAGCTTACCAAAAAT GGATTGAAAGATGCCATTCTGCGAGTTTTCAGTGACAACACTCTCTATGGTTCCGAACTGGGCAACCTCAAACAGATGTGTGAGAAGCTCACCTCCACCCTAGAGAGCAACATGAGGAAGGTGGCACAGTTCCACAAGGAG ATTGAGGACCTTCGTAAGGTGACAACTCGGTTGGCAGCAGAGCACCAGGCAAGGAAAGGGCAGTATGTTGCCCCTATCAGGATCAAGAGGTCTGTGGGCATCCAGGCAGCTCCCCACATT ATCAACAAGGGCATCATGCATGCTAGTGTGAGTGGTGGCAACATCAAAACCATCGCTCCTCGCACTTCCAATATGGTTGGA GTGTTACCATCTTCAGTGGGGCAAAACCTTGTTCCGGGGAGCACACTGGGCATCATCACCACTTCGGCAGGCATTGCAAAACCAGGGACTCTGACAGGGATCCCTACAGGTACTCCAGTGCTTCCTGGGGGTACTCCAGCCAATCTTGGCACTGCTGTGAGGGCACCTAATGGCCAGATCATGATGATGGCACCAGCAGCCACCATGCAGCCTCTTGCCAGACCTCCTG ggGTAAATGCCACCACAGCCGTACTTCCAGTGGCACAGGGGCGGGTGGTACGGGCTCCCCTAGGAAACCTGGCATCAGTGGCGCCCCAGGCAGGCCCTCTGATTGGCACCCAGCGGCCCATCCTCATCCAGAATGATAagggtgctgctgctgcccccaCCTTACAAACAACACTGCCAgcagggagaagtggaggagtgatAGACTTAACTGAtgaggatgagg GAGCCAAGGGAGTTGTTAACCGGAATAGCTTAGTGCCAAAACCAGGTGCATTGGTTAAGGTGCCAACGACCGCCACAGCACAGCTTGTTCCTCTACAG GCGGGAGGTGTTGGACAGGTGGTGCTGCTGCCAAACACCTCTGGAGGCCAGCCCACTACTGCTCTTATTGTCAGCCAAGTG TCCACCGGACAGTCCCTGGAGAGTATTGGCAACCCAGCAGTGGCGCAGGCACGCATGAGCACCGTCGTCAACCACACATCCAGCACAGCCCGAGTCCAGGGCACCACACCACCAGCCACAGTCAGATCCACCCCCACTACCCCCTCACCCACCACTACAATACCAAGCACTCCG ATGAGACATCCTGCACCCTTACCCAAGACTCCTTTCCAGCAAGTGGGAGGGATATCCAAGAAGTTGCCACCTCAGCCCACACTCAAACTGTCTCACAAAGACAGCA GCATTGTTCTCTCCTGGACGATGGCCAAAACAGAGGACCATGAGACTATTGCTTCCTACCAGTTGTACGCTTACCAGGAAGGGGCTGCTCCACCAAGTGCTAATTTGTGGAAGAAGGTGGGCAGTGTCAAAGCCCTGGAGTTGCCCATGGCCTGTACACTAACTCAG TTCATGCCTGGACATGTTTACCACTTTGCTGTGCGTGCTGTCGATACCAAGAGCCGGCTGGGGCCTTTTTCTGAACCCAGGAGCATAAGGCTGGACAAAAAGTGA
- the LOC135115435 gene encoding activating transcription factor 7-interacting protein 1-like isoform X6 produces the protein MILSLIVYVSISLADISLKNRNITVKEVNKALDLESKKIQEANKWNNQSLVTLSRIKNGIAVLNGEKPASTDSPSHSPSSTPSPLSAVVQEGEDTANPNPPEQTPVPIQEQDSADKENQKSTRGKETKLTKNGLKDAILRVFSDNTLYGSELGNLKQMCEKLTSTLESNMRKVAQFHKEIEDLRKVTTRLAAEHQARKGQYVAPIRIKRSVGIQAAPHIINKGIMHASVSGGNIKTIAPRTSNMVGVLPSSVGQNLVPGSTLGIITTSAGIAKPGTLTGIPTGTPVLPGGTPANLGTAVRAPNGQIMMMAPAATMQPLARPPGVNATTAVLPVAQGRVVRAPLGNLASVAPQAGPLIGTQRPILIQNDKGAAAAPTLQTTLPAGRSGGVIDLTDEDEGAKGVVNRNSLVPKPGALVKVPTTATAQLVPLQAGGVGQVVLLPNTSGGQPTTALIVSQVSTGQSLESIGNPAVAQARMSTVVNHTSSTARVQGTTPPATVRSTPTTPSPTTTIPSTPMRHPAPLPKTPFQQVGGISKKLPPQPTLKLSHKDSSIVLSWTMAKTEDHETIASYQLYAYQEGAAPPSANLWKKVGSVKALELPMACTLTQFMPGHVYHFAVRAVDTKSRLGPFSEPRSIRLDKK, from the exons ATGATTCTCAGTTTAATAGTTTATGTATCTATCAGCTTGGCTGACATCTCTTTAAAG AATCGGAACATCACAGTCAAGGAAGTGAATAAGGCACTTGACCTTGAGTCCAAGAAGATCCAGGAGGCCAATAAGTGGAACAACCAGAGCCTTGTGACTCTGAGCCGCATCAAAAATGGTATTGCAGTGCTCAATGGGGAGAAACCTGCCAGCACAgactctccctcccattccccttcTTCTACCCCTTCCCCCTTGTCTGCTGTAGTTCAGGAAGGGGAGGATACGGCAAATCCCAACCCTCCGGAGCAGACTCCCGTCCCAATCCAGGAACAAGATTCAGCAGACAAGGAGAATCAAAAGTCCACTCGTGGCAAGGAGACGAAGCTTACCAAAAAT GGATTGAAAGATGCCATTCTGCGAGTTTTCAGTGACAACACTCTCTATGGTTCCGAACTGGGCAACCTCAAACAGATGTGTGAGAAGCTCACCTCCACCCTAGAGAGCAACATGAGGAAGGTGGCACAGTTCCACAAGGAG ATTGAGGACCTTCGTAAGGTGACAACTCGGTTGGCAGCAGAGCACCAGGCAAGGAAAGGGCAGTATGTTGCCCCTATCAGGATCAAGAGGTCTGTGGGCATCCAGGCAGCTCCCCACATT ATCAACAAGGGCATCATGCATGCTAGTGTGAGTGGTGGCAACATCAAAACCATCGCTCCTCGCACTTCCAATATGGTTGGA GTGTTACCATCTTCAGTGGGGCAAAACCTTGTTCCGGGGAGCACACTGGGCATCATCACCACTTCGGCAGGCATTGCAAAACCAGGGACTCTGACAGGGATCCCTACAGGTACTCCAGTGCTTCCTGGGGGTACTCCAGCCAATCTTGGCACTGCTGTGAGGGCACCTAATGGCCAGATCATGATGATGGCACCAGCAGCCACCATGCAGCCTCTTGCCAGACCTCCTG ggGTAAATGCCACCACAGCCGTACTTCCAGTGGCACAGGGGCGGGTGGTACGGGCTCCCCTAGGAAACCTGGCATCAGTGGCGCCCCAGGCAGGCCCTCTGATTGGCACCCAGCGGCCCATCCTCATCCAGAATGATAagggtgctgctgctgcccccaCCTTACAAACAACACTGCCAgcagggagaagtggaggagtgatAGACTTAACTGAtgaggatgagg GAGCCAAGGGAGTTGTTAACCGGAATAGCTTAGTGCCAAAACCAGGTGCATTGGTTAAGGTGCCAACGACCGCCACAGCACAGCTTGTTCCTCTACAG GCGGGAGGTGTTGGACAGGTGGTGCTGCTGCCAAACACCTCTGGAGGCCAGCCCACTACTGCTCTTATTGTCAGCCAAGTG TCCACCGGACAGTCCCTGGAGAGTATTGGCAACCCAGCAGTGGCGCAGGCACGCATGAGCACCGTCGTCAACCACACATCCAGCACAGCCCGAGTCCAGGGCACCACACCACCAGCCACAGTCAGATCCACCCCCACTACCCCCTCACCCACCACTACAATACCAAGCACTCCG ATGAGACATCCTGCACCCTTACCCAAGACTCCTTTCCAGCAAGTGGGAGGGATATCCAAGAAGTTGCCACCTCAGCCCACACTCAAACTGTCTCACAAAGACAGCA GCATTGTTCTCTCCTGGACGATGGCCAAAACAGAGGACCATGAGACTATTGCTTCCTACCAGTTGTACGCTTACCAGGAAGGGGCTGCTCCACCAAGTGCTAATTTGTGGAAGAAGGTGGGCAGTGTCAAAGCCCTGGAGTTGCCCATGGCCTGTACACTAACTCAG TTCATGCCTGGACATGTTTACCACTTTGCTGTGCGTGCTGTCGATACCAAGAGCCGGCTGGGGCCTTTTTCTGAACCCAGGAGCATAAGGCTGGACAAAAAGTGA
- the LOC135115435 gene encoding activating transcription factor 7-interacting protein 1-like isoform X7: MLYLWDYHFPCSNRNITVKEVNKALDLESKKIQEANKWNNQSLVTLSRIKNGIAVLNGEKPASTDSPSHSPSSTPSPLSAVVQEGEDTANPNPPEQTPVPIQEQDSADKENQKSTRGKETKLTKNGLKDAILRVFSDNTLYGSELGNLKQMCEKLTSTLESNMRKVAQFHKEIEDLRKVTTRLAAEHQARKGQYVAPIRIKRSVGIQAAPHIINKGIMHASVSGGNIKTIAPRTSNMVGVLPSSVGQNLVPGSTLGIITTSAGIAKPGTLTGIPTGTPVLPGGTPANLGTAVRAPNGQIMMMAPAATMQPLARPPGVNATTAVLPVAQGRVVRAPLGNLASVAPQAGPLIGTQRPILIQNDKGAAAAPTLQTTLPAGRSGGVIDLTDEDEGAKGVVNRNSLVPKPGALVKVPTTATAQLVPLQAGGVGQVVLLPNTSGGQPTTALIVSQVSTGQSLESIGNPAVAQARMSTVVNHTSSTARVQGTTPPATVRSTPTTPSPTTTIPSTPMRHPAPLPKTPFQQVGGISKKLPPQPTLKLSHKDSSIVLSWTMAKTEDHETIASYQLYAYQEGAAPPSANLWKKVGSVKALELPMACTLTQFMPGHVYHFAVRAVDTKSRLGPFSEPRSIRLDKK; this comes from the exons AATCGGAACATCACAGTCAAGGAAGTGAATAAGGCACTTGACCTTGAGTCCAAGAAGATCCAGGAGGCCAATAAGTGGAACAACCAGAGCCTTGTGACTCTGAGCCGCATCAAAAATGGTATTGCAGTGCTCAATGGGGAGAAACCTGCCAGCACAgactctccctcccattccccttcTTCTACCCCTTCCCCCTTGTCTGCTGTAGTTCAGGAAGGGGAGGATACGGCAAATCCCAACCCTCCGGAGCAGACTCCCGTCCCAATCCAGGAACAAGATTCAGCAGACAAGGAGAATCAAAAGTCCACTCGTGGCAAGGAGACGAAGCTTACCAAAAAT GGATTGAAAGATGCCATTCTGCGAGTTTTCAGTGACAACACTCTCTATGGTTCCGAACTGGGCAACCTCAAACAGATGTGTGAGAAGCTCACCTCCACCCTAGAGAGCAACATGAGGAAGGTGGCACAGTTCCACAAGGAG ATTGAGGACCTTCGTAAGGTGACAACTCGGTTGGCAGCAGAGCACCAGGCAAGGAAAGGGCAGTATGTTGCCCCTATCAGGATCAAGAGGTCTGTGGGCATCCAGGCAGCTCCCCACATT ATCAACAAGGGCATCATGCATGCTAGTGTGAGTGGTGGCAACATCAAAACCATCGCTCCTCGCACTTCCAATATGGTTGGA GTGTTACCATCTTCAGTGGGGCAAAACCTTGTTCCGGGGAGCACACTGGGCATCATCACCACTTCGGCAGGCATTGCAAAACCAGGGACTCTGACAGGGATCCCTACAGGTACTCCAGTGCTTCCTGGGGGTACTCCAGCCAATCTTGGCACTGCTGTGAGGGCACCTAATGGCCAGATCATGATGATGGCACCAGCAGCCACCATGCAGCCTCTTGCCAGACCTCCTG ggGTAAATGCCACCACAGCCGTACTTCCAGTGGCACAGGGGCGGGTGGTACGGGCTCCCCTAGGAAACCTGGCATCAGTGGCGCCCCAGGCAGGCCCTCTGATTGGCACCCAGCGGCCCATCCTCATCCAGAATGATAagggtgctgctgctgcccccaCCTTACAAACAACACTGCCAgcagggagaagtggaggagtgatAGACTTAACTGAtgaggatgagg GAGCCAAGGGAGTTGTTAACCGGAATAGCTTAGTGCCAAAACCAGGTGCATTGGTTAAGGTGCCAACGACCGCCACAGCACAGCTTGTTCCTCTACAG GCGGGAGGTGTTGGACAGGTGGTGCTGCTGCCAAACACCTCTGGAGGCCAGCCCACTACTGCTCTTATTGTCAGCCAAGTG TCCACCGGACAGTCCCTGGAGAGTATTGGCAACCCAGCAGTGGCGCAGGCACGCATGAGCACCGTCGTCAACCACACATCCAGCACAGCCCGAGTCCAGGGCACCACACCACCAGCCACAGTCAGATCCACCCCCACTACCCCCTCACCCACCACTACAATACCAAGCACTCCG ATGAGACATCCTGCACCCTTACCCAAGACTCCTTTCCAGCAAGTGGGAGGGATATCCAAGAAGTTGCCACCTCAGCCCACACTCAAACTGTCTCACAAAGACAGCA GCATTGTTCTCTCCTGGACGATGGCCAAAACAGAGGACCATGAGACTATTGCTTCCTACCAGTTGTACGCTTACCAGGAAGGGGCTGCTCCACCAAGTGCTAATTTGTGGAAGAAGGTGGGCAGTGTCAAAGCCCTGGAGTTGCCCATGGCCTGTACACTAACTCAG TTCATGCCTGGACATGTTTACCACTTTGCTGTGCGTGCTGTCGATACCAAGAGCCGGCTGGGGCCTTTTTCTGAACCCAGGAGCATAAGGCTGGACAAAAAGTGA
- the LOC135115437 gene encoding histone-lysine N-methyltransferase 2D-like produces the protein MAEPAPDTSGFSQDLFSPLQFCEVVQEGQTAHHHVKEEEQQQQQQQQQQQQQQQQASQAQPRHTQQLTAATAATSLPMPQVASLVSLAGVTTSTAPQHGHLQPQTVVAQMVPHPHVQQQQQQQQQQQHPHLHPQPHTQPRLLQQQQMAVQQATAQQPMAQQQLMQQHQQQQQVQQQQTQQQQQQQTQMMQSQQQQQQQTQQQQQQAKQLQQQQVQTLQQIHQHLQQQAQQQQQQQAQQQQQQVQQQQQQQQQQQQVQQAQEQQKQQQAQQHVQQQIQQVQQQQQQQQQQAPPPHSQPQQILTSVSSVQIVNSLQLPVAVQHATATGVSGNKVVASCPITTTATPASVPPPLIVIVNKSNNGATSNTINTAIGSSNGIINSTATSNNTNINSSNSNQTTLVPQTAATTTTTTTTTSATPVTNGAASSEDVKPVPVKRTWRRPWKKKKEREKKQPVKKARRVKRKRIVVPKKNIIHIDPKNGPMIDTSLNRIKRESEEAINQLKQKRQRIKLNRNSGREYVNRLGKVVGARIIGPPCHCPLKCWERMGSKILEIFNNFWDLSDFNLQNSYLFTCLKLCDVKRRYTKKPAEESRRQNTFEYFVRINGKHLRVCKRAFMSCHGLTSDKRLRTLFHQMKDGALVPEPDRRGKHLRPVKSPNGQVSPSDQQPHQPHHSHPHHQTQPYTNTNTTTKTKKARGSNKKKQNGKADTGTSANGKTMYTPPPPPMSHIHPHCTPPPPPAHGATMQEPPHAYIPNGDIYFPGHYLEPHQTMAPPHMNQIPPCQKMLESPAYFMAGMKENTFHHWKWD, from the exons ATGGCGGAGCCTGCGCCAGACACTTCGGGATTTTCCCAGGACCTGTTCTCCCCACTGCAGTTTTGTGAGGTGGTGCAGGAGGGCCAGACAGCTCACCACCAtgttaaagaggaggagcagcaacaacagcagcaacagcagcagcagcaacagcagcagcagcaagcctCACAAGCACAGCCACGCCACACTCAGCAGTTGAcagctgctactgctgccaccTCCCTCCCAATGCCACAGGTTGCATCCCTGGTGAGCTTGGCCGGGGTGACCACCAGCACGGCACCTCAGCATGGCCACCTGCAGCCCCAGACGGTGGTGGCACAGATGGTGCCACACCCACAcgtccagcagcagcagcagcagcagcagcagcagcagcacccacACCTGCACCCACAGCCCCACACCCAGCCCAGgctcctccagcagcagcagatggcTGTCCAGCAGGCCACAGCACAGCAGCCAATGGCACAGCAGCAGCTCatgcaacagcaccagcagcagcaacaggtcCAGCAACAGCAaactcagcagcagcagcagcagcagacacagATGATGCAgtcacagcagcaacaacagcagcaaactcagcagcagcagcagcaggcaaaACAGCTTCAACAGCAACAAGTACAAACATTACAGCAAATACATCAGCATCTACAACAGCAagcacaacaacagcaacaacaacaagcacaacagcaacagcagcaggtgcagcagcagcagcaacaacagcaacagcaacagcaggtaCAGCAGGCccaggaacaacaaaaacagcagcaagCACAGCAACATGTACAGCAACAAATTCAGCAAGtccaacagcaacagcagcagcagcagcagcaggcaccaccaccacactcccagCCACAGCAGATCCTCACTTCAGTCAGCAGCGTTCAGATTGTCAACAGTCTGCAGCTGCCTGTGGCGGTACAGCATGCAACAGCCACAGGTGTGTCAGGCAACAAGGTGGTGGCCTCGtgtcccatcaccaccactgccacgccTGCCTCGGTCCCCCCACCTCTCATAGTCATTGTCAACAAGAGCAACAATGGCGCCACCTCCAATACCATCAACACCGCCATTGGCAGCAGCAATGGCATCATCAACAGCACCGCCACTAGCAACAACACtaacatcaacagcagcaatagcaacCAGACAACCCTGGTACCACAAACAGCGgcaactaccaccacaaccaccaccaccacctctgccacACCAGTCACTAATGGAGCAGCAAGCAGTGAAGAT GTGAAGCCAGTGCCCGTGAAGAGGACGTGGCGGCGGccgtggaagaagaagaaggagagagagaagaagcagCCAGTGAAGAAAGCACGGCGAGTCAAGAGAAAACGCATCGTCGtaccaaagaaaaatattattcacATTGATCCTAAGAATGGcccaatg ATTGACACGTCACTCAACCGTAtcaagagggagagtgaggaggccATCAACCAGCTCAAGCAGAAGAGGCAGCGGATTAAACTAAACCGGAACTCAGGCCGGGAGTACGTCAACCGCctgggaaag GTGGTGGGTGCTCGGATAATCGGCCCACCCTGTCACTGTCCCCTCAAGTGCTGGGAGCGCATGGGTTCCAAGATACTCGAGATCTTCAATAACTTCTGGGACCTGAGTGACTTCAATCTGCAGAACTCGTATCTCTTCACCTGCCTCAAGCTGTGTGACGTTAAGCGACGCTACACCAAGAAG ccGGCGGAGGAGTCGCGGCGCCAGAACACCTTTGAGTACTTCGTGCGCATCAACGGCAAGCACTTGAGGGTGTGCAAGCGTGCCTTCATGAGCTGCCATGGCCTGACCAGTGACAAGCGACTTCGCACACTCTTCCACCagatgaag gATGGAGCGCTGGTGCCTGAGCCGGACCGCCGGGGGAAGCACCTGCGTCCCGTCAAGTCACCCAATGGACAGGTCAGTCCGTCAGACCAACAGCCACACCAGCCACAccactcacacccacaccaccagaCACAGCcatacaccaacaccaacaccaccaccaagaccaaGAAGGCCCGAGGCTCCaacaagaaaaagcaaaatgGGAAAGCAGACACAGGAACAAGTGCAAATGGCAAGACCATGTAcacacctccaccgccacccaTGAGCCACATCCACCCCCACTGCACCCCGCCACCCCCCCCAGCACATGGGGCCACCATGCAGGAGCCCCCTCATGCCTACATACCCAATGGGGACATTTACTTCCCAGGCCATTACCTGGAACCCCACCAGACAATGGCCCCCCCACACATGAACCAGATCCCTCCCTGCCAGAAGATGCTGGAGAGTCCTGCCTACTTCATGGCTGGGATGAAGGAGAACACCTTCCAcca ctGGAAGTGGGACTGA
- the LOC135115789 gene encoding uncharacterized protein LOC135115789 isoform X1 codes for MRQGEIRERSQPTGQGISVGLQISVKQVVVASTPPCGRSMSHYPRLDSPEIVGGCFVAVATFFVIVAMMHCCKMLWRRVSLKDKDVEASFDGEFEEVIPSAVRVTYPCPLSPTDPAPLSELVDAAPPCYSLKVESEVKRVKMQPVEEEEVVKEDMATVNKSEGVEKRMEAAGEDVVGCRDMAFLITRLTQDIEAREARKEEDCKLREAPPYADQHVDPPSLQEEILPDSSYEELGMFSYLLHPYHPVNPYFIDPAYMTIQMAQGGEGLEIPEDAVEGLSDGEEGVGERDTEENAEGVAGGETRPGNETQQAEGDGNLQAEELTVKLLDDEEEEYYVPMIDERQFLLLDLYSSGDEDSGDDEELESEDEVSAPCSHQKEADVTEDECKGDDEAAVYHEASDQPGVVFPPRTNCSDDEADNSIYFSCRVTQDQP; via the exons atgaggcAGGGGGAGATAAGAGAGCGGTCACAGCCCACAGGTCAGGGCATCTCAGTTGGCCTCCAGATCTCCGTCAAGCAGGTCGTGGTCGCGTCAACCCCGCCGTGTGGCCGTAGTATGAGTCACTACCCCCGACTTGACTCTCCTGAGATAGTGGGGGGTTGCTTCGTCGCCGTCGCCACCTTTTTTGTTATCGTCGCCATGATGCACTGTTGCAAG ATGCTCTGGAGGAGGGTATCGCTGAAGGACAAAGATGTGGAAGCTTCCTTTGACGGGGAGTTCGAGGAGGTGATCCCCAGTGCCGTGCGTGTCACCTACCCctgccctctctcccccactgaCCCCGCGCCCCTGTCCGAGCTTGTGGATGCCGCGCCCCCTTGTTACTCGCTCAAGGTGGAGTCTGAGGTGAAGCGGGTGAAGATGCAGcccgtggaagaggaggaggtcgtgAAGGAAGACATGGCGACTGTGAACAAGAGCGAAGGCGTGGAAAAGAGGATGGAAGCTGCAGGAGAGGATGTGGTAGGCTGCAGAGACATGGCATTCCTTATCACTCGGCTCACTCAGGACATCGAAGCACgcgaggcaaggaaggaggaagactgcAAGCTGAGAGAGGCCCCGCCATATGCAGACCAACACGTGGACCCGCCGTCGCTACAAGAGGAAATCCTGCCGGACAGTTCCTATGAAGAGTTAGGGATGTTTAGCTATCTCCTGCATCCCTACCATCCTGTCAACCCTTACTTTATTGATCCTGCATACATGACAATCCAGATGGCCCAGGGCGGGGAGGGCTTGGAGATCCCCGAAGATGCTGTTGAGGGCTTGAGTGACGGGGAAGAAGGCGTGGGGGAGAGAGACACTGAGGAGAACGCGGAAGGAGTCGCTGGAGGTGAAACAAGGCCTGGTAACGAGACTCAGCAAGCAGAAGGGGATGGAAACCTGCAGGCGGAAGAACTAACTGTGAAGCTCctggatgatgaagaggaagaatattatGTTCCCATGATAGATGAACGGCAATTCCTTCTGCTGGACCTGTATTCGTCTGGGGATGAGGACTCTGGTGACGACGAGGAGCTGGAGAGTGAGGATGAGGTCTCCGCGCCCTGCAGCCACCAGAAGGAAGCAGATGTGACTGAGGATGAGTGCAAGGGCGATGACGAGGCGGCGGTTTATCAC GAGGCGAGTGATCAGCCGGGAGTAGTGTTCCCTCCTAGAACTAATTGCTCCGACGATGAGGCTGACAACAGTATCTACTTCAGCTGCCGCGTCACGCAAGACCAACCTTGA
- the LOC135115789 gene encoding uncharacterized protein LOC135115789 isoform X2 — MRQGEIRERSQPTGQGISVGLQISVKQVVVASTPPCGRSMSHYPRLDSPEIVGGCFVAVATFFVIVAMMHCCKMLWRRVSLKDKDVEASFDGEFEEVIPSAVRVTYPCPLSPTDPAPLSELVDAAPPCYSLKVESEVKRVKMQPVEEEEVVKEDMATVNKSEGVEKRMEAAGEDVVGCRDMAFLITRLTQDIEAREARKEEDCKLREAPPYADQHVDPPSLQEEILPDSSYEELGMFSYLLHPYHPVNPYFIDPAYMTIQMAQGGEGLEIPEDAVEGLSDGEEGVGERDTEENAEGVAGGETRPGNETQQAEGDGNLQAEELTVKLLDDEEEEYYVPMIDERQFLLLDLYSSGDEDSGDDEELESEDEVSAPCSHQKEADEASDQPGVVFPPRTNCSDDEADNSIYFSCRVTQDQP, encoded by the exons atgaggcAGGGGGAGATAAGAGAGCGGTCACAGCCCACAGGTCAGGGCATCTCAGTTGGCCTCCAGATCTCCGTCAAGCAGGTCGTGGTCGCGTCAACCCCGCCGTGTGGCCGTAGTATGAGTCACTACCCCCGACTTGACTCTCCTGAGATAGTGGGGGGTTGCTTCGTCGCCGTCGCCACCTTTTTTGTTATCGTCGCCATGATGCACTGTTGCAAG ATGCTCTGGAGGAGGGTATCGCTGAAGGACAAAGATGTGGAAGCTTCCTTTGACGGGGAGTTCGAGGAGGTGATCCCCAGTGCCGTGCGTGTCACCTACCCctgccctctctcccccactgaCCCCGCGCCCCTGTCCGAGCTTGTGGATGCCGCGCCCCCTTGTTACTCGCTCAAGGTGGAGTCTGAGGTGAAGCGGGTGAAGATGCAGcccgtggaagaggaggaggtcgtgAAGGAAGACATGGCGACTGTGAACAAGAGCGAAGGCGTGGAAAAGAGGATGGAAGCTGCAGGAGAGGATGTGGTAGGCTGCAGAGACATGGCATTCCTTATCACTCGGCTCACTCAGGACATCGAAGCACgcgaggcaaggaaggaggaagactgcAAGCTGAGAGAGGCCCCGCCATATGCAGACCAACACGTGGACCCGCCGTCGCTACAAGAGGAAATCCTGCCGGACAGTTCCTATGAAGAGTTAGGGATGTTTAGCTATCTCCTGCATCCCTACCATCCTGTCAACCCTTACTTTATTGATCCTGCATACATGACAATCCAGATGGCCCAGGGCGGGGAGGGCTTGGAGATCCCCGAAGATGCTGTTGAGGGCTTGAGTGACGGGGAAGAAGGCGTGGGGGAGAGAGACACTGAGGAGAACGCGGAAGGAGTCGCTGGAGGTGAAACAAGGCCTGGTAACGAGACTCAGCAAGCAGAAGGGGATGGAAACCTGCAGGCGGAAGAACTAACTGTGAAGCTCctggatgatgaagaggaagaatattatGTTCCCATGATAGATGAACGGCAATTCCTTCTGCTGGACCTGTATTCGTCTGGGGATGAGGACTCTGGTGACGACGAGGAGCTGGAGAGTGAGGATGAGGTCTCCGCGCCCTGCAGCCACCAGAAGGAAGCAGAT GAGGCGAGTGATCAGCCGGGAGTAGTGTTCCCTCCTAGAACTAATTGCTCCGACGATGAGGCTGACAACAGTATCTACTTCAGCTGCCGCGTCACGCAAGACCAACCTTGA